Proteins from one Nilaparvata lugens isolate BPH chromosome 10, ASM1435652v1, whole genome shotgun sequence genomic window:
- the LOC111046863 gene encoding corrinoid adenosyltransferase encodes MRLVRLVKTLRLTGIEANNLFSRASSSEKCIENCQESLYYSRKGDSGNTTLINSEKELPKDDKIFEAIGATDELSSHLGFAKEYGGQQIYGAKLRRIQIMLVDIVSAIHNCHATDSDQLKFSSQNTKELEEWIDEYSSQLTPFEPNILPGGGLASSSLHIARAVCRRAERSIIPLVREGNLDREILAYLNRLSDFLFTISRVACKTDERSEHVYSSNMKK; translated from the exons ATGAGGCTTGTACGTCTAGTGAAAACGTTGAGATTGACGGGAATTGAagctaataatttattttccagAGCTAG CTCCTCTGAAAAATGTATAGAGAACTGCCAGGAATCTCTATACTATTCAAGGAAAGGTGATTCAGGAAATACTACTCTGATAAATAGTGAGAAAGAACTGCCTaaagatgataaaatatttgaagccATTGGAGCTACTGATGAGCTTTCATCTCATTTGGG GTTTGCCAAAGAATACGGAGGTCAGCAGATTTATGGAGCGAAGCTGCGCAGAATCCAAATTATGCTGGTTGACATAGTTTCAGCAATACATAACTGTCATGCCACCGACTCGGACCAGCTGAAATTCTCTTCACAAAACACCAAAGAGCTAGAAGAGTGGATAGATGAGTACTCAAGTCAATTGACACCTTTCGAGCCAAATATTTTACCG GGTGGAGGTCTAGCATCGTCGTCTCTTCACATAGCTAGAGCGGTTTGTCGTAGAGCTGAACGCTCTATTATTCCTCTAGTAAGAGAGGGCAATCTCGACCGAGAAATATTGGCCTATTTGAATAG ATTGTCAGATTTCCTCTTCACAATTTCGAGAGTCGCCTGTAAAACGGATGAAAGGAGtgagcatgtatattcttcaaatatgaaaaaatga
- the LOC111046870 gene encoding selenoprotein S, whose protein sequence is MEEYEHPDTLEETAPKILTDGIDTGLGFLSQYGWYLALGVLTLIAFRTKIENALYDIYEARQKRQYEEKCKKDPDFARQRQQAIEAARKKMQDELDRKAKEAAEKQKEREEKKRQEFLDSTKDQGGNKLGSSDDKGSSSSSKKLANKPEYFPLMGGYSSGYRAPRRSCCPSSGGCG, encoded by the exons ATGGAAGAATACGAACATCCAGATACTTTGGAAGAAACTGCGCCCAAAATTCTAACTGATGGAATCGATACAG gATTGGGCTTCCTCTCACAGTATGGCTGGTATCTGGCACTTGGTGTATTGACTCTAATCGCCTTTCGAACAAAGATTGAAAATGCACTTTATGATATTTATGAAGCCAGACAAAAACGACAgtatgaagaaaaatgtaaaaaag ATCCCGACTTCGCCAGACAACGACAGCAAGCCATCGAAGCAGCGCGAAAGAAAATGCAAGACGAACTAGACCGAAAAGCGAAAGAGGCCGCCGAAAAGCagaaagaaagagaggagaagaaacGACAAGAGTTTCTGGATAGCACCAAGGATCAGGGAGGGAACAAACTGGGAAGTTCTGATGACAAAGGATCCTCCTCTTCCTCGAAGAAATTGGCAAACAAACCTGAGTACTTTCCTCTGATGGGGGGGTACTCTTCGGGGTACCGTGCCCCCCGCAGGAGCTGCTGTCCCAGTAGTGGGGGTTGCGGTTAA
- the LOC111046867 gene encoding 3-oxoacyl-[acyl-carrier-protein] synthase, mitochondrial, with protein MRKRVVITGLGLVSPVGCTVRTAWNTIITGGNGISRLTGDEYSNLPCQVAATIPKGTEDGCLNILEHFKESELRNIAPASVYSLIAAKQALEDSKWLPEGETDKDDTGVCVGMGMVDLVNICESNDALKRGYNRVSPYFVPRILPNMAAGLISIKYGLRGPNHAVSTACATGAHAIGDAFKFIQNDYAKVMVCGGTDACINPLSIAGFSRCRALSTGFNETPKKSSRPFDKQRDGFVMGEGSAVLILEELEHALEREARIYGEVLGYGLSGDGSHMTSPSKDGRGAILAMKRALKDADLQPSDITYVNAHATSTPLGDAIELKAIKTVMGDHVKNVAVSSTKGAHGHLLGAAGNVEAIFTVKACETGEIPPTINLENVCDEGRDLNCVANEKQDWNWERRIALKNSFGFGGTNACLCLSNFVR; from the coding sequence atgcGTAAAAGAGTTGTGATAACAGGGTTAGGGTTAGTTTCGCCGGTAGGCTGTACAGTCAGAACTGCTTGGAATACTATTATTACTGGAGGTAATGGTATTTCTAGACTAACTGGAGATGAATATTCTAATTTACCATGCCAAGTTGCTGCAACTATCCCTAAAGGAACTGAAGATGGTTGTTTAAATATTTTAGAACATTTTAAGGAAAGTGAACTTCGCAACATTGCTCCAGCTAGTGTTTACAGTTTAATAGCAGCTAAACAAGCTTTAGAAGACTCAAAATGGTTACCAGAGGGTGAAACTGATAAGGATGATACTGGTGTTTGTGTTGGTATGGGAATGGTAGATTTGGTGAATATTTGTGAAAGTAATGACGCTTTAAAACGAGGTTACAATCGTGTCAGTCCTTACTTTGTTCCTCGTATCCTTCCAAACATGGCTGCCGGTCTAATTAGTATAAAATACGGACTACGAGGGCCCAATCATGCTGTTTCCACCGCTTGTGCAACGGGGGCTCACGCAATAGGGGACGCTTTCAAGTTCATACAAAATGATTACGCCAAAGTTATGGTTTGTGGAGGGACCGACGCTTGTATTAACCCTCTGTCCATAGCAGGGTTTTCAAGGTGTCGGGCCCTCAGTACAGGGTTCAATGAGACTCCCAAAAAATCTTCTAGACCGTTTGATAAGCAACGAGATGGGTTTGTTATGGGGGAGGGGTCGGCAGTGTTGATTTTGGAAGAGTTAGAACATGCTCTGGAGAGGGAAGCACGGATTTATGGGGAAGTTTTGGGGTACGGACTGTCAGGGGATGGTTCACATATGACTTCCCCCAGTAAAGATGGCAGGGGGGCTATATTAGCAATGAAACGAGCATTAAAAGACGCAGATCTTCAACCCAGTGACATCACCTACGTTAACGCACATGCAACCTCCACCCCGTTAGGTGATGCAATAGAGTTGAAAGCAATCAAAACGGTGATGGGTGATCATGTGAAAAATGTTGCCGTTTCTTCGACCAAGGGTGCTCATGGACATTTGTTAGGAGCTGCCGGTAACGTGGAAGCCATATTCACTGTGAAGGCTTGTGAAACGGGTGAAATTCCACCGACGATAAATTTGGAAAATGTCTGTGATGAAGGGAGGGATTTGAATTGTGTGGCCAATGAGAAACAGGATTGGAACTGGGAGAGACGGATAGCTCTGAAGAATTCTTTCGGGTTCGGTGGGACTAATGCTTGCCTGTGTTTGTCGAACTTTGTCAGGTAA